The Scatophagus argus isolate fScaArg1 chromosome 20, fScaArg1.pri, whole genome shotgun sequence genome window below encodes:
- the zgc:162472 gene encoding transcription factor TFIIIB component B'' homolog isoform X1, producing the protein MFRRSRFSIRPNVGTAGRTTATSQESPPVNQETSETPRVVSESCTAPAVTDNKSVVTPSEKSAAPGDGNDQNGEGTSSSAAVQRRKRFSVKPKVAPGRPSTFSRTLKSPVKAVSETPVEVPGSEKPTTTSQAAITSPPQALQSPRRRRPSEESKPSKVQPKPTLIPSDGSGPSAFPLPEDLPKNADLPADSGKQVAITSGSQVKDVPSRLPDKVPPSLPDKESIEISEKARTLVSSKGGLSPSPAALSLSRLLNDPSDLQRLAKARKLRELLRHEMHKEKKIKKAKARAKEFTIDPAKMTMRDLIRYLPVSNPMTSSIEDPASENETVVPPSPGREESPERAQEPEVAAKIASPRVEEEEEEAAEEEEEEALMVPQVKVAEDGSLIIDEESLTVEVQRAKGPNPAQDRDPIFERGSTTTYSSFRKGTYSKPWSSEETDMFFLAISMVGTDFSMICQLFPHRARSEIKNKFKKEERENAWRIDKAFRERRKLDIEYFSKLLEKILEVQKSRKKLKSLAEKNSRNKPKRKAKGKKAAPKLSDVEEEDEEVENEMPDLEEEGEKENEDLCSEEGTPVSRPKKNRKRKNRQDVSTVEPNDKKNKSSGKSNEPDEACIPEDAEAALPEDHPVSEMSEKTDKVNAAKDTVIKPAKLSRGRAPKPLLPLGRKWGKKPAPPSTRDKDTVSDEGDVSVSDGASEEQVNKDASPVKQVSKKSDGVSSEDEDATVQPPRPTRYGRTPKPTKPLTYPAKDDAHSSKSETTPASPVGTTASTTKPKPKCTAKRGRSSKSQSVQESKKTKLVTLRASQSEYSDEENEKQWGDEEVEEEQHRACSFSKDGIAPAFVPASLRSPPPVISEVEETMEELEILAHMPDVLGISQDALCPDVSCELAQNETGTAEPCEHQLDLLVDVIDFLSSENTEVSEEQSYNEAAQTLLAIGSLAHVSQSAQNQTATQDLKTDVPLCLIAGTASVSVGETSQHQEEDIASKPAAHSKNSLTPLVSATSGQGVTEASETVATVELQNSTADNGNMPITESSDQRTGSDMNLTPQLHSSPEGSKKISSQPRGGRLSKVKPKPNLIQASRTAQSKFQLENMEDSSQKESMDEISRIEEKLAEDASGNQESSVGQVISEAATSDLNTSKNQSQSFSDPTFEPSFEHATGDSTTESTDKILVSHVGTTHSSFDNLVICDTAVTDLQGTNIYSAPVQQSSSLPDPYVTPVEDLPVSQKEESEDAATWQIKKSRFKKVKPKPNLSQTSRTLQFKSDTTKDIIERNPNPTPNLKFHEKTVIDVEAEPTCITSHEKPSKSAGPTSDFKPSLDISSTITPREELSTTEEKNTDVGVVLQIEPAATSDQRALEKLNFSEAQFEPCREQSTRGVRPTSESTEEKLMSHNGSKDSSCNLLTSNLAVPELQVGQESNIDSVPVQESSNHPASHVAHVEELPLKQKEESVVVSSFQTKRGKKVKPKPKLSQTSRIVHSKPQNTKESVAHMQLAEKPSSPTSEPQSMDNTVAEPAEAEPTCITSPEKSSQSTGPVSDLTPSLDIGSTLEATGEQSTTEQKKTDVGVTGQIESDGTTSDQSSPHVTHVEELPLSQKEESVVASTFQTRRGQKVKPKPNLSQTSRTVRSKPQTTKNPVTHLQLVEKPSSPTSKPESADSTIAEPTRITSSEKTGQSTGPASGLIASFDVSSTLTPTEEKNRNVGDVDHVESGAATSDQRASENQSLSDALYEPNRDPATRDTRPTLESTEQVMSHDWTAESSCSNLCSTGSAVPESQVGPQSNIDSVPVSDISNHPAGHLMHAEKLLLSQKAESVVISTCRTRRGQKIKPKPNLPQTSRSVQPKPQTTKDPVAPMQLVEKPSTAHTIAEIETEPTGITSPEKTSQIKITGSASVSLPSLELCSTHEPAEELSTTGGQKTDFESAHKNLLTSTHCLLTTEPLSCKKLGPAESEKSIDGTSPDALVVATSSVAENQSVLPELFLESNIREKSTVEGESTGVEVEAGPASQWDCKTTESKSQPTDGPTAISDVQSSEHGSAESKIKSANTQSTPDPKEIIQEPCSENNFEAQSQVAVPQYPEPTETNQTAAQSGDNNESESTDSSKSSRKGPQTRRGRLVKPKPNLGRRGQHQQIQNTKPAEADSGTSSEAVDALVCEKPVSVVQPNVQEAVEGATGRNSPINDAESSLGCLTQVIEQVNQHDSPPNVAGSSLGCLTPDISTQSQDGSQSITGVTQSHPNVTIFTDMLQDQMPSDPDEPFFILSLTEIPVCSLAEVVNRTPEPVPYLPETDASVQQQSSVPAEQLAAGDRPASVPESTEVGDETGFISVKDTGQDKAACVGSVKENPVDPHDSSPGQPSIVPGTVENNDETEHPPKKQRLMGTGRAAKLQVKPKFPRKNQASKTLAAKEAEFFSTQGSELPGPSVQPKAMDEVVSDPQKEGGDHVDVEKQVLTSGKEPEDSSSEAQTAQTRRTSSRNRKPEGFSSVLSETNNTANSSTSLSGKAAPKGPKVKSSQVARKQSTPSPVASTSYDVDPTPTPVQPSGETHSTSSTTSPTQAEMDVEQTSEHSRLSSDPTPCTVEVSVPHQIDSVESVPVEEEPTSVSQYFLSDIFTEVDDGGKP; encoded by the exons ATGTTTCGTCGGTCAAGATTCAGCATTCGGCCCAACGTTGGTACGGCAGGGAGAACTACAGCAACCTCACAGGAGTCCCCTCCGGTAAACCAGGAAACCAGCGAGACCCCCAGAGTTGTCAGTGAGAGCTGCACTGCTCCTGCTGTGACAGATAACAAGAGTGTTGTGACCCCATCAGAAAAATCTGCAGCCCCAGG GGATGGTAACGATCAAAATGGGGAAGGTACCAGCTcctcagcagcagtgcagagacGGAAACGATTTTCTGTCAAGCCTAAAGTGGCCCCAGGTCGCCCCTCCACCTTTTCTCGGACGCTGAAGTCCCCCGTCAAGGCAGTTTCTGAAACCCCCGTTGAAGTCCCCGGCTCAGAGAAACCAACTACAACAAGCCAAGCTGCAATTACTTCACCTCCACAGGCGCTCCAGTCCCCAAGGCGACGGAGGCCTTCAGAGGAGAGCAAGCCGTCCAAAGTGCAGCCTAAACCCACCCTCATCCCTTCTGATGGTTCAGGACCTTCAGCTTTTCCTCTACCTGAGGATTTACCCAAAAATGCTGATCTACCAGCAGACAGTGGCAAACAAGTAGCTATCACATCAGGCAGCCAAGTTAAAGATGTTCCTTCCAGATTACCAGATAAAGTTCCCCCATCTCTGCCAGATAAAGAAAGTATTGAGATATCGGAGAAAGCCAGGACTCTAGTGTCATCTAAGGGTGGGCTTTCACCGTCGCCAGCAGCGCTTTCTTTGAGTAGACTCCTGAATGACCCATCAGACCTACAGAGGCTTGCAAAGGCCCGAAAGCTCAGAGAGTTGCTCAGACATGAGATGCACAAAGAAAAG AAAATCAAGAAAGCTAAAGCACGTGCAAAGGAATTTACGATAGATCCTGCCAAAATGACCATGAGGGACCTTATCCGTTATTTACCAGTGTCTAACCCCATGAC ATCTAGCATAGAAGACCCAGCTTCAGAAAATGAGACCGTTGTCCCACCTTCTCCAGGAAGAGAAGA GTCACCAGAGAGAGCGCAGGAACCTGAAGTAGCTGCTAAAATTGCAAGCCCgagagtggaggaagaggaggaggaggcagcagaggaagaagaggaagaagcgCTCATGGTTCCTCAGGTCAAAGTAGCAGAGGATGGCTCACTGATCATTGATGAAGAGAG CTTGACGGTGGAAGTCCAGCGAGCCAAAGGACCAAACCCAGCTCAGGATCGAGACCCCATCTTTGAGCGTGGCTCCACTACAACTTACTCAAGCTTCAGGAAAGGGACCTATTCGAAACCGTGGTCTAGTGAAG AGACAGACATGTTCTTCCTGGCAATCAGCATGGTGGGGACAGACTTTTCCATGATTTGTCAACTGTTTCCTCATAGAGCTCGATCGGAGATAAAG AACAAATTCAAAAAAGAAGAGCGAGAGAACGCCTGGAGGATTGACAAAGCTTTCA GAGAGAGGCGCAAATTAGACATAGAGTATTTTTCTAAGTTGCTAGAGAAGATTCTAGAAgttcagaaaagcagaaagaaactCAAGTCACTTGCTGAGAAGAACTCCCGCAACAAGCCCAAGAGAAAGGCAAAGG GGAAAAAAGCTGCACCGAAGCTGAgtgatgtggaggaggaagatgaggaagtGGAGAATGAAATGCCTGACttagaggaggagggagagaaggagaatgAGGATCTCTGTAGTGAGGAAGGAACCCCCGTTTCTAGGCCTAAGAAGAACCGCAAAAGAAAGAATAGACAGGATGTCTCCACTGTGGAACcaaatgacaagaaaaacaaaagcagtggaAAAAGCAATGAACCAG ATGAGGCCTGCATACCTGAAGATGCTGAGGCAGCGCTTCCTGAGGACCACCCAGTCTCAGAGAT GTCTGAAAAGACTGACAAGGTAAATGCAGCCAAGGACACTGTAATCAAGCCAGCTAAACTCTCACGAGGCAGAGCACCAAAACCACTGCTGCCTTTAGGTCGGAAGTGGGGTAAAAAGCCTGCACCACCCTCCACAAGGGACAAAGATACCGTGTCAGATGAGGgggatgtgagtgtgagtgatgGAGCCTCTGAAGAGCAG GTAAATAAAGACGCATCACCTGTGAAGCAAGTCAGTAAGAAGAGCGATGGCGTTTCCTCGGAAGACGAGGATGCCACTGTTCAACCTCCAAGACCTACCAG GTATGGGAGAACGCCCAAACCCACCAAACCCTTGACTTACCCTGCCAAAGATGATGCCCACTCCTCCAAATCTGAAACCACTCCTGCCTCACCAGTGGGGACCACTGCTTCCACTACCAAGCCTAAACCCAAATGCACAGCCAAGAGGGGAAGATCATCAAAGTCACAGTCAGTCCAGGAgtccaaaaaaaccaaactagTCACCCTCAGGGCTTCTCAGTCTGAAtacagtgatgaggaaaatgaaaagcagtggGGGGAcgaagaggtggaggaggagcagcatcGTGCATGTAGCTTCAGTAAGGATGGCATTGCCCCTGCGTTTGTACCTGCCAGCCTACGCTCCCCACCTCCTGTGATTTCAGAAGTGGAAGAGACTATGGAGGAG CTTGAAATCTTGGCCCATATGCCTGATGTGTTGGGTATCTCCCAAGATGCTCTGTGCCCTGATGTCTCTTGCGAGCTGGCACAAAATGAGACAGGCACAGCTGAACCTTGTGAACATCAGTTGGACCTGCTGGTT GATGTTATTGACTTCCTttcttcagaaaacacagaag TATCTGAGGAGCAGAGCTACAATGAGGCAGCTCAAACTTTGTTGGCCATCGGCAGCCTGGCTCACGTCTCACAGTCAGCACAGAATCAAACAGCCACACAAGATCTCAAAACAG ATGTACCATTATGTTTAATTGCAGGTACAGCATCAGTCAGTGTGGGTGAAACCAGCCAACACCAAGAAGAAGATATTGCATCAAAGCCTGCTGCGCACAGTAAAAACAGTCTCACTCCACTTGTGTCTGCAACTTCTGGTCAAGGAGTAACAGAAGCATCAGAAACTGTTGCCACTGTGGAGctacaaaacagcacagcagacaaTGGGAACATGCCCATTACTGAAAGCAGCGATCAGAGGACTGGTTCTGATATGAACCTTACCCCACAATTGCACTCAAGTCCAGAGGGGTCAAAGAAAATTTCTTCACAACCCAGGGGAGGACGCTTATCCAAGGTGAAACCAAAACCTAACCTGATCCAAGCCTCAAGGACTGCACAGTCAAAGTTCCAACTGGAGAACATGGAAGACTCTAGTCAAAAAGAGTCAATGGATGAAATTTCTCGTATTGAAGAAAAACTTGCTGAAGATGCATCTGGCAATCAGGAGAGTTCTGTTGGTCAAGTGATATCAGAGGCAGCAACGTCAGATCTGAATACCTCAAAAAACCAGAGTCAAAGTTTTTCTGACCCTACATTTGAACCCAGTTTTGAACATGCTACTGGAGACTCCACTACAGAGTCCACAGACAAAATACTGGTATCTCATGTGGGGACAACTCACAGTAGTTTTGACAATCTGGTGATATGCGACACAGCAGTCACAGACTTGCAAGGGACAAACATATATTCAGCTCCAGTccaacagagcagcagccttCCTGATCCATACGTTACACCTGTTGAAGATTTACCTGTCAGTCAGAAAGAAGAGAGTGAAGACGCAGCTACGTGGCAGATTAAGAAGAGTCGATTCAAGAAAGTCAAACCAAAACCCAACCTATCACAGACATCAAGAACTTTGCAGTTTAAATCTGACACCACAAAAGACATCATAGAGAGAAACCCAAACCCAACTCCAAACCTCAAATTCCATGAGAAAACAGTGATAGATGTTGAAGCAGAACCAACTTGCATCACCTCTCATGAAAAACCAAGTAAAAGCGCTGGTCCTACTTCAGATTTCAAACCATCATTGGATATAAGCTCTACTATCACACCAAGAGAAGAACTGTCTacaactgaagagaaaaatacagatgTTGGAGTTGTTCTTCAGATAGAACCAGCTGCAACATCAGATCAGAGAGCCTTGGAAAAACTGAACTTCTCTGAAGCTCAGTTTGAACCCTGTAGAGAACAGTCCACAAGAGGCGTAAGGCCAACATCTGAGTCCACGGAAGAAAAACTGATGTCTCATAATGGGTCAAAGGACAGTAGCTGTAATCTGCTGACATCAAACTTAGCAGTCCCAGAATTACAGGTTGGACAAGAGTCAAACATAGACTCAGTACCTGTTCAAGAGAGCAGCAACCATCCTGCTTCACATGTAGCACATGTAGAAGAGTTACCTctcaaacagaaagaagaaagtgtaGTTGTGTCTTCTTTCCAGACTAAGAGAGGCAAAAAGGTCAAACCAAAACCTAAATTGTCACAGACATCAAGAATTGTGCACTCCAAacctcaaaacacaaaagagtcTGTCGCACACATGCAGCTTGCAGAGAAACCTTCCAGTCCAACTTCAGAGCCCCAATCCATGGACAACACAGTAGCAGAACCAGCTGAAGCCGAACCAACTTGCATCACCTCTCCTGAAAAATCAAGTCAAAGCACTGGTCCTGTTTCAGATTTGACACCATCACTGGATATAGGCTCTACTCTTGAAGCCACAGGGGAACAGTCtacaacagagcagaaaaagacagatgttGGAGTTACTGGTCAAATAGAATCAGATGGAACAACATCAGATCAGTCTTCTCCCCACGTAACACATGTGGAGGAGTTACCACTCagtcagaaagaagaaagtgtaGTTGCATCTACTTTCCAGACGAGGAGAGGCCAAAAAGTCAAACCTAAACCCAATTTATCGCAGACATCAAGAACTGTACGATCCAAACCTCAAACCACAAAAAACCCTGTCACACACTTACAGCTTGTGGAGAAACCTTCCAGCCCAACTTCAAAACCTGAATCCGCTGACAGCACAATAGCAGAACCAACTCGCATCACCTCATCTGAAAAAACAGGTCAAAGCACTGGTCCTGCTTCAGGTTTGATAGCATCATTTGATGTGAGCTCTACTCTTACaccaacagaggagaaaaatagaaatgttgGAGATGTTGATCATGTAGAATCAGGAGCAGCAACATCAGATCAGCGAGCCTCAGAAAATCAGAGCTTGTCTGATGCTCTGTATGAACCCAATAGGGACCCGGCCACTAGAGACACAAGGCCAACATTGGAGTCGACAGAACAAGTGATGTCTCATGATTGGACAGCGGAGAGTAGTTGTAGTAACCTGTGTTCAACAGGCTCAGCGGTCCCAGAATCACAAGTTGGACCACAGTCAAACATAGACTCAGTACCTGTTTCAGACATCAGCAACCATCCTGCTGGACATCTAATGCATGCAGAAAAGCTACTTCTCAGTCAGAAAGCAGAAAGTGTCGTCATATCTACTTGCCGGACTAGGAGAGGTCAAAAAATCAAACCCAAACCCAATTTGCCACAAACATCACGAAGTGTGCAGCCCAAACCTCAAACCACGAAAGACCCTGTTGCACCCATGCAACTTGTGGAGAAACCCTCCACTGCCCACACAATAGCAGAGATAGAAACAGAACCAACTGGCATCACTTCTCCtgaaaaaacaagtcaaattaaaataactggCTCTGCTTCAGTTTCACTACCGTCATTGGAATTATGCTCTACTCATGAACCCGCAGAGGAGCTGTCTACGACTGGGGGCCAAAAGACAGATTTTGAAAGTGCACACAAAAATCTTTTGACATCAACACATTGTTTGCTGACTACAGAGCCTCTCAGTTGTAAGAAGTTAGGACCTGCAGAGTCGGAAAAGTCAATAGATGGTACATCCCCTGATGCCTTAGTCGTGGCAACATCTTCGGTTGCTGAGAATCAGTCTGTATTGCCAGAATTATTTCTTGAAAGTAACATACGTGAAAAATCCACAGTTGAAGGGGAATCCACAGGAGTCGAGGTGGAGGCTGGACCTGCTTCACAATGGGACTGCAAAACTACCGAGTCAAAAAGCCAACCAACAGATGGTCCAACTGCTATTTCAGATGTTCAGTCTTCAGAACATGGTTCAGCAGAGTCAAAAATTAAATCTGCTAATACGCAGTCCACCCCAGATCCAAAAGAAATCATCCAAGAGCCATGCTCAGAGAATAACTTTGAGGCACAGAGTCAAGTTGCAGTCCCTCAATATCCGGAGCCTACTGAAACTAATCAAACAGCTGCCCAAAG CGGTGATAATAATGAGTCAGAGTCGACTGATTCTTCCAAGTCCTCAAGAAAAGGTCCTCAGACTCGTAGAGGCCGGCTTGTTAAACCCAAACCCAACTTGGGACGTCGTGGTCAACACCAGCAAATCCAGAATACAAAACCAGCAGAAGCAG ATTCTGGTACTTCCTCAGAAGCTGTGGATGCTTTGGTTTGTGAAAAACCTGTGTCTGTAGTCCAACCTAATGTTCAGGAAGCAGTAGAGGGAGCTACTGGGCGGAATTCACCCATAAATGATGCTGAGTCCTCATTGGGTTGCTTGACACAAGTTATTGAGCAAGTGAATCAACATGACTCCCCTCCAAATGTTGCTGGATCCTCTCTGGGTTGTTTGACACCTGACATTTCTACTCAG TCCCAGGATGGATCACAATCTATCACAGGAGTAACTCAGAGTCATCCAAATGTCACAATATTTACAGACA TGCTGCAGGACCAGATGCCTTCAGATCCAGATGAACcatttttcatcctctctttaACTGAGATCCCAGTCTGTTCACTGGCGGAGGTTGTGAACAGGACGCCTGAGCCTGTCCCTTATCTTCCTGAAACAGATGCATCAGTACAGCAACAAAG TAGTGTTCCTGCAGAACAACTGGCAGCTGGAGATAGACCTGCCTCTGTGCCGGAGTCCACAGAGGTAGGCGATGAGACAGGCTTCATCAGTGTAAAAGACACTGGACAGGACAAAGCTGCATGTGTG GGTTCTGTCAAGGAGAATCCAGTGGATCCACATG ACAGTAGTCCAGGTCAGCCGTCCATAGTGCCAGGGACTGTGGAGAATAATGATGAGACTGAACATCCCCCTAAAAAGCAGAGACTAATGGGCACTGGAAGAGCAG CCAAACTGCAGGTTAAGCCCAAATTTCCAAGAAAGAATCAAGCCAGCAAGACCCTCGCTGCCAAGGAAGCAGAGTTCTTCTCCACCCAGGGCTCTGAGCTTCCTGGGCCTTCTGTGCAGCCAAAAGCCATGGATGAAGTTGTCAGTGATCCGCAGAAAGAAGGAGGTGATCATGTAGATGTTGAAAAGCAGGTATTGACGAGTGGAAAGGAGCCTGAGGATAGCAGCTCAGAAGCACAAACTGCACAGACCAGGAGGACTAGTAGTCGGAATAG AAAACCTGAAGGCTTCTCTTCCGTACTTTCTGAGACAAACAACACTGCAAATTCAAGCACTTCTTTATCTGGCAAAGCAGCTCCCAAGGGCCCTAAGGTCAAATCCTCACAAGTAGCAAGAAAACAATCTACCCCATCACCTGTAGCCTCAACATCATATGATGTCGATCCTACACCCACTCCAGTACAGCCATCAGGGGAAACCCACTCAACATCCTCTACCACATCACcaacacaagcagagatggATGTAGAACAGACTTCTGAGCACAGCCGTCTGTCCTCAGACCCAACTCCGTGCACAGttgag GTCTCAGTTCCCCATCAAATTGACAGTGTGGAGAGTGTCCCAGTTGAGGAGGAGCCCACCAGTGTGTCTCAGTACTTCTTAAGTGACATTTTTACAGAAGTGGATGACGGGGGAAAGCCGTAG